A window from Kluyveromyces lactis strain NRRL Y-1140 chromosome E complete sequence encodes these proteins:
- the CTS2 gene encoding putative chitinase (similar to uniprot|Q06350 Saccharomyces cerevisiae YDR371W CTS2 Sporulation-specific chitinase), which yields MFEGFKITKLHLKFWIIIIVLAFIVEMCIVPWLFLDKIKKGGSAGRRPPTEIDPDTRVPSEGPDGFSVATYYSNWSPYNARNHKPADIPTSQLTHVYYAFFVVDAKSGAVKSSDSWSDFELPLSVGVKGCIKELQKIKLESKHEFKTILCLGGWSNREAYKKIAKSEKKVKKFIETAVDCMFRYGFDGIDLDWEFPEEDSNEPIVYLEMMRGIREGMDQLERQIFGSPAEEKDHPHFQLSVATPAFAEKLNILPISEMSKYVDIWNMMCYDFHGEWSDVTGYHSNLYLQGHSHRRSLSNRISNSSLSSDTAVKLMTDRHNISSRRIALGMAAYGRGFTNVETNDDNYLGKKYHGVGGGSEGEPGIWLYNQLPIDGSKEQFDSNAVSAYCFDPKSRTFVGYDNVQSMDIKGKYIKKKNLNGGFWWESCGDSKDPRKSLVNAFSKEIGLSEGFVSLFKSDKVKQFHLQKYPKDYISSLFQKL from the coding sequence TTTTAGATAAAATCAAGAAGGGTGGGAGCGCCGGGAGAAGGCCTCCCACAGAGATCGATCCAGACACTCGTGTTCCGTCTGAGGGACCGGATGGTTTTTCAGTTGCCACTTACTATTCCAATTGGTCCCCGTATAATGCAAGAAACCACAAGCCGGCTGATATTCCAACAAGCCAGTTGACGCATGTATATTATGCCTTTTTTGTGGTGGATGCTAAGTCAGGAGCTGTTAAATCTAGTGATTCGTGGTCAGACTTTGAGCTGCCTTTGAGTGTGGGTGTAAAAGGTTGCATCAAAGAGcttcaaaaaataaaattagAGTCAAAGCACGAATTCAAGACTATTTTATGCCTTGGTGGTTGGTCCAACAGAGAGGCCTATAAGAAAATTGCCAAGTCAGAGAAAAAGGTGAAGAAGTTTATTGAAACAGCGGTGGATTGTATGTTCAGGTATGGGTTTGATGGAATAGACTTGGATTGGGAGTTTCCCGAGGAGGACAGTAATGAACCGATAGTTTATTTAGAAATGATGAGAGGAATAAGAGAAGGTATGGATCAGTTAGAAAGACAAATTTTTGGTTCACCCGCTGAAGAGAAGGACCATCCACATTTCCAACTTTCTGTAGCTACCCCTGCATTTGCTGAAAAATTAAATATACTACCTATATCTGAGATGTCAAAATATGTTGATATCTGGAATATGATGTGTTATGACTTTCATGGAGAATGGTCAGATGTAACCGGATATCATAGTAACTTGTACCTTCAGGGACATTCCCACAGGAGAAGTTTGAGTAATAGAATATCAAACAGTTCTCTTTCATCAGACACCGCAGTGAAACTTATGACCGATAGACATAACATATCTTCACGTAGAATAGCACTTGGTATGGCGGCCTATGGACGTGGTTTCACCAATGTCgaaacaaatgatgataattATCTTGGCAAGAAATATCACGGAGTTGGGGGTGGATCTGAGGGTGAGCCAGGGATTTGGTTATATAATCAACTACCGATCGATGGTAGCAAGGAACAGTTTGACTCAAATGCAGTCTCAGCTTACTGCTTTGATCCTAAATCCAGAACATTTGTGGGGTATGACAATGTTCAATCCATGGATATCAAGGGAAAATacatcaagaagaaaaacttGAACGGTGGATTTTGGTGGGAATCTTGTGGGGATTCCAAAGACCCCAGGAAGTCACTAGTTAACGCATTTAGTAAGGAAATTGGCCTGTCTGAAGGCTTTGTATCATTGTTCAAAAGCGATAAAGTAAAGCAATTTCATTTACAAAAGTACCCCAAGGATTATATTTCAAGTCTTTTCCAGAAGCTCTAA
- the VPS74 gene encoding Vps74p (highly similar to uniprot|Q06385 Saccharomyces cerevisiae YDR372C VPS74) yields MSLQRRRVNKGDTTESIPQIDNEHDHKIVYDEQEAKLRDNTSVPKLTLMEEVLLMGLKDKQGYLSFWNDNISYALRGCILIELALRGKIRCVDDPARKRYDVSERLIEVIDGSKTGEVLLDESLSLMKNDPPTSIVGWIDLLSGETWNLLKINYQLKQVRERLAKGLVDKGVLRTEMKNFFLFDMATHPITDTTCKESIKRRILSILVSRNAELTYNTYFPQDVSFKYIRTLSLICGAYGANVLENVLATLDYEVRDTGFARADEILAQFSEFPFPLDKQTSTGVSVNLNKEISQELNNHPGSDLQLEVVAGVFEVFSRMDTLL; encoded by the coding sequence ATGTCTTTACAGCGTCGCCGAGTTAATAAAGGTGATACAACGGAATCAATCCCTCAAATAGATAATGAGCATGATCATAAGATTGTATATGACGAGCAAGAGGCGAAACTAAGGGACAACACTAGTGTTCCTAAGTTGACCTTAATGGAGGAAGTTTTGTTGATGGGACTAAAGGATAAACAGGGATATTTATCATTCTGGAACGATAATATCTCGTACGCCCTACGTGGGTGCATCTTGATAGAACTAGCGTTACGAGGTAAGATTAGATGTGTTGATGATCCAGCAAGAAAGAGATACGATGTCAGTGAGAGATTAATTGAAGTCATAGACGGAAGTAAAACTGGCGAGGTCTTACTTGATGAAAGTTTATCTTTAATGAAGAACGATCCACCAACTTCAATTGTCGGATGGATTGACCTACTTAGTGGCGAGACTTGGAATCTCCTAAAGATCAAttatcaattgaaacaagttAGGGAAAGATTAGCAAAGGGATTGGTTGACAAAGGTGTTTTGAGAACTGAAATGAAGaacttctttttgtttgacATGGCCACACACCCGATCACTGATACAACTTGCAAGGAATCtattaaaagaagaatactATCGATACTGGTTTCAAGGAATGCTGAATTGACTTATAATACCTATTTCCCACAAGATGTTTCCTTTAAATATATTAGAACCTTGTCTTTAATCTGTGGTGCTTATGGTGCTAATGTTCTAGAAAATGTCTTGGCTACCTTAGATTACGAAGTGAGAGATACAGGGTTTGCTCGTGCGGATGAAATTCTAGCTCAATTTTCAGAATTTCCGTTCCCACTCGATAAACAAACAAGCACCGGTGTTTCAGTGAACTTAAATAAAGAGATTTCACAGGAATTAAATAATCATCCGGGTTCAGATTTGCAACTTGAAGTTGTTGCTGGAGTTTTTGAGGTCTTTTCACGTATGGACACATTGTTATAA
- the UBP2 gene encoding ubiquitin-specific protease UBP2 (uniprot|O42726 Kluyveromyces lactis UBP2 Ubiquitin carboxyl-terminal hydrolase 2) — protein sequence MMASQEPALELNGEQRDSVSETAEVLRSKSLESFSDLVDDGKTLLYGDISKSFPFKTCDRILDDIRISPWFLKKFGSSVMKQPMLQYSRERQQLQPWNLVHLIDQVNLRSRYDYDSMTCPGKNTISVMFALLVDPNFTPNDFDDIDKFPEYFFHLKITVKRRSYLENFNRHVGITHYHVLEPESLHPFDKRDIFIMEEKDCRLVDQSIFVSADTNKLILVEIIKPEFNSENLAEYRTAKIEERYKNACQEFDLLNPDDIPSQAECLKTLFMIFKNPLQRKSANSEFKIISRDSVALNSQINTDWLTTMFDFSLQKTAVEDNVQSGEEYKPPDLVDYITDFKVRGIREAYTRKSMEVVLIGKQSMLLENELGTEKKTVAKCFSNQHFSASHTWWFNILNHQHIEPFPYDINYHFINLSVAFKYIDKDIIKNYETQIALDQENISHYFDALQYVTNAKGSYQLIAYCGKQDVVGYEDLNNALQVFGLDPTDIDASLLDANTMIEYYNSHLLRSSDNQRKDLRNALRVLGKYLGSQKMLFLVEYEPYYNVQQAYTLLKVDETVDDDIIQTAYTINIADAPGLKKDYDRAIFTIALDRRSIFLLNVLTDECPEFAQYYNCTDISYDEALNIIEIDMNASDDVILEVFQKKWSHGIMTGPDYLLKLKMALQNIGFTRNSKLINHFLDTGIVDVSCLPVATWPAGINNVGNTCYLNSLLQFFFTIKPLRDFILNYDDDSAKLLDASEYHSRRRIGGREVSKQEELRSVQFVYHLRDLFNDMIHTNSRCVTPTKELVYLAFAPSNVEVEFGDDTVAQKELIDLTTDVVEDPTDTTRHLASCDDDIIMCQSPVALPEHKTSSEAGTQQYSVQVAKISADQLENTLEIGRQQDVTECIGNVLAQLEIASEPLSLEDDLEQNDLVKQLFYGRIKQDLIPVNDEASVRTKYERFLSLLVNTGDHPKDIYDALDFYFQNDYLNLEEYGDVKRTVSISELPAVLQIQIQRVYYDREKFMPFKSIEPLPFGETLYMDRYMATEDPKLLAEIQQNAELKQKLQDLKQRQRKLLSQNEIGLTLKSSLIETKKFLQSGTLKAHDIDADNIPSSIAYIDILINNIDEELKSLFNKITDLETTISQQFSEFKHIGYSLFAVFIHRGEASYGHYWVYIKDHTKNGIWRKYNDDSVTEVPQSEVFNFTEGNTATPYFLVYVREGQEQETIEPLKRILQQQE from the coding sequence ATGATGGCTTCACAAGAACCAGCTTTAGAATTGAATGGCGAACAGAGAGATTCTGTTTCGGAAACAGCAGAAGTACTGAGATCTAAGTCGTTGGAATCATTTTCAGATTTAGTAGACGATGGTAAGACGCTTTTGTACGGAGATATTTCGAAAAGTTTTCCGTTCAAAACATGCGATCGAATTTTAGATGACATTAGGATTTCACCATGgttcttgaagaagtttgGTTCATCTGTGATGAAACAACCAATGCTTCAGTACTCGAGGGAAAGACAGCAATTGCAACCGTGGAACCTAGTGCATTTAATTGACCAGGTTAATTTGAGAAGCAGATATGATTATGATTCAATGACTTGTCCAGGGAAGAATACCATCAGTGTTATGTTCGCATTGCTGGTAGATCCGAATTTTACTCCTAATGACTTTGATGACATTGACAAGTTTCCTGAATActtctttcatttgaaGATTACTGTGAAAAGGAGATCAtacttggaaaatttcaataGACACGTTGGGATAACTCATTATCATGTTTTAGAGCCTGAATCTTTACATCCATTCGACAAAAGGGATATCTTTATAATGGAAGAGAAAGACTGTAGATTAGTAGACCAAAGTATATTTGTTTCTGCTGATACTAATAAACTTATACTTGTTGAGATAATAAAACCAGAATTTAATTCAGAGAACCTAGCTGAATATCGAACAGCAAAAATTGAGGAAAGATATAAAAATGCATgtcaagaatttgatttattgAACCCGGACGATATTCCTAGCCAAGCCGAGTGTTTGAAAACTCTTTTCATGATATTTAAGAACCCATTACAGAGGAAATCTGCTAATAGTGAGTTTAAGATTATTTCCAGGGATAGTGTTGCACTCAACTCACAAATTAATACTGACTGGTTAACGACAATGTTTGATTTCAGTTTGCAGAAGACCGCTGTAGAAGATAATGTCCAATCTGGAGAGGAATATAAGCCACCAGATTTAGTTGATTATATCACAGATTTTAAGGTCAGAGGGATTAGAGAGGCGTATACCAGAAAATCCATGGAGGTTGTTTTAATTGGTAAGCAGTCGATGCTACTTGAAAATGAACTTGGtactgaaaagaagacaGTGGCAAAGTGCTTTTCTAATCAACATTTTAGTGCCAGTCACACATGGTGgttcaatattttgaacCACCAACACATTGAACCATTCCCCTACGACATAAATTACCATTTTATTAACCTATCTGTTGCTTTTAAGTACATCGATAAGGATATCATTAAAAACTATGAAACTCAAATTGCACTTGATCAGGAAAACATCAGCCATTATTTTGATGCTCTCCAATATGTAACAAACGCAAAGGGTAGTTACCAGCTTATTGCTTACTGTGGAAAACAAGATGTTGTTGGGtatgaagatttgaataatGCATTACAGGTATTTGGTTTAGATCCAACTGACATTGACGCAAGCCTCCTTGATGCCAATACGATGATTGAATATTACAATTCTCATCTATTAAGGAGCTCTGataatcaaagaaaagatctaAGAAATGCCCTACGTGTGCTAGGAAAATATTTAGGTAGTCAAAAGATGTTGTTTTTGGTGGAGTATGAACCATATTATAATGTACAACAAGCTTACACTCTTTTAAAGGTAGACGAGACAgtagatgatgatattatcCAAACTGCATATACGATCAATATTGCTGATGCCCCtggtttgaaaaaagattaTGATCGGGCGATTTTTACAATAGCACTAGATAGGCGCtcaatatttcttttgaatgtCTTGACAGATGAATGTCCAGAATTTGCGCAATATTACAACTGCACTGACATATCATACGATGAAGCATTGaacatcattgaaattgacaTGAATGCAAGCGACGATGTCATCCTTGaagtttttcaaaagaaatggaGTCACGGAATTATGACAGGTCCTGATTATCtattgaagttgaaaatggcCCTTCAGAATATTGGTTTTACTAGAAATAGTAAACTTATCAACCACTTTTTAGACACCGGTATTGTGGACGTAAGTTGTCTTCCTGTTGCTACATGGCCAGCTGGAATCAATAATGTGGGAAATACATGCTACCTAAACTCACTacttcaattctttttcactATCAAACCTCTACgtgattttattttgaattaTGATGATGACTCTGCTAAATTACTGGATGCGTCTGAATATCACtctagaagaagaattggagGCAGGGAGGTCAGCAAACAAGAAGAGCTTAGATCGGTCCAGTTTGTCTACCATCTTCGtgatttgttcaatgacATGATCCACACAAACAGTAGATGCGTCACGCCCACAAAAGAGTTGGTCTACTTAGCCTTTGCTCCGAGTAATGTCGAGGTGGAGTTCGGTGACGATACTGTTGCCCAGAAAGAACTCATCGACTTAACAACTGACGTCGTCGAAGACCCCACTGATACTACTCGTCACCTAGCGTCTtgtgatgatgatatcatAATGTGCCAGAGCCCGGTTGCGCTCCCCGAACATAAAACATCGTCAGAAGCAGGAACACAGCAATATTCCGTCCAAGTTGCTAAAATCAGTGCGGACCAACTTGAAAATACATTGGAGATCGGAAGACAACAAGATGTTACAGAATGTATAGGTAACGTCTTGGCTCAGCTTGAGATTGCTTCAGAACCTTTGAGCTTGGAAGACGACTTGGAACAGAATGATCTTGTCAAACAGTTGTTTTACGGTAGAATTAAACAGGACTTGATACCAGTCAATGATGAGGCTTCTGTCCGGACAAAATATGAAAGGTTTTTATCCTTATTGGTTAACACCGGTGACCATCCAAAGGATATTTATGATGCTTTAGATTTTTACTTTCAGAATGActatttgaatttggagGAGTATGGTGATGTAAAGAGAACTGTATCTATCTCAGAGTTACCTGCGGTTCTACAAATTCAAATCCAGAGAGTCTATTATGATAGAGAAAAATTCATGCCTTTCAAGTCTATCGAGCCGCTACCTTTCGGCGAAACGTTGTACATGGATAGATATATGGCTACCGAGGATCCAAAACTATTAGCAgaaattcaacaaaacgcagaattgaaacagaaacttcAAGACTTAAAGCAAAGACAGAGGAAACTACTCTCACAGAACGAAATAGGATTAACTTTAAAATCCTCGCTCATTGAGACCAAAAAGTTCTTACAGTCCGGTACCTTGAAAGCGCACGATATTGATGCGGACAATATCCCCTCATCGATCGCCTACATTGATATTTTAATCAATAACATAGACGAGGAACTAAAGAGCttattcaacaaaattACAGATCTAGAGACAACTATTTCCCAACAGTTCAGCGAATTCAAACATATCGGCTATTCTTTATTCGCCGTTTTCATTCATCGTGGTGAAGCAAGTTACGGCCATTACTGGGTCTATATTAAAGATCACACCAAAAATGGTATCTGGAGGAAGTATAATGATGACTCAGTTACAGAGGTGCCACAATCGGAAGTATTCAACTTCACGGAGGGTAATACGGCCACTCCATACTTTTTGGTCTACGTCCGTGAAGgtcaagaacaagaaactATCGAACCATTGAAAcgaattcttcaacaacaGGAGTAA
- the FRQ1 gene encoding frequenin (highly similar to uniprot|Q06389 Saccharomyces cerevisiae YDR373W FRQ1 N-myristoylated calcium-binding protein that may have a role in intracellular signaling through its regulation of the phosphatidylinositol 4-kinase Pik1p member of the recoverin/frequenin branch of the EF-hand superfamily), with protein sequence MGNKTSTLSKNDLTSLKQSTYFDRREIQQWHKGFLRDCPNGQLTREEFIKIYKQFFPFGSPDEFATYVFSVFDKDNNGSIDFKEFITALSTTSRGSLEEKLVWAFQLYDLNHDGVISYEEMLTIVSSIYKMIGNMVKLSDDEATPELRVEKIFRLMDKDKDGCITLDEFRDGSKVDPSIVGALNLYDGLV encoded by the coding sequence ATGGGAAATAAAACGTCTacactttcaaagaatgatTTGACCAGTTTGAAGCAATCTACGTATTTCGATCGCAGAGAGATCCAACAGTGGCACAAAGGGTTTCTACGGGATTGCCCGAACGGCCAGCTAACTAGAGAAGAGTTCATCAAGATATACAAACAATTTTTCCCCTTTGGCTCGCCAGATGAGTTTGCTACGTATGTGTTTAGCGTGTTTGACAAGGATAATAATGGATCCATtgacttcaaagaatttatcACAGCATTAAGCACCACTTCCAGGGGCTCCTTAGAGGAAAAGTTAGTCTGGGCTTTCCAACTCTATGATTTAAACCACGATGGCGTAATTTCATATGAAGAAATGTTGACCATAGTGTCAAGTATTTATAAAATGATCGGGAACATGGTAAAACTAAGTGACGATGAAGCTACTCCAGAGTTAAGGGTAGAAAAGATCTTTAGGCTTATGGATAAAGACAAAGATGGTTGTATTACGTTAGATGAATTTAGAGACGGATCGAAGGTCGATCCATCTATAGTAGGGGCATTGAATCTTTATGATGGATTGGTATGA
- the CAT5 gene encoding putative monooxygenase CAT5 (highly similar to uniprot|P41735 Saccharomyces cerevisiae YOR125C CAT5 Mitochondrial inner membrane protein directly involved in ubiquinone biosynthesis essential for several other metabolic pathways including respiration and gluconeogenic gene activation) has product MLRTCCRRAVPLRQFSVLSTLGNSSNAGEHRAEPNESAELTKFKPMSDAQLAYLDRVVRVDQAGELGANYIYAGQFFVLANRYPHLRPVLQHMWDQEIHHHDTFNNLQLKRRVRPSLLTPLWKIGAFAMGSGTAFLSPEAAMACTEAVETVIGGHYNDQLRCLNNQYELESEDGTKVGQTVELKNLQATIKQFRDEELEHLQTAIDYDSHKAVPYILLTEGIKTVCRVAIWAAERV; this is encoded by the coding sequence ATGCTTCGTACGTGCTGTAGGAGAGCCGTCCCGCTAAGACAGTTTTCGGTCTTATCTACCTTGGGCAATAGTAGCAATGCAGGGGAGCATAGAGCGGAACCTAATGAGTCTGCTGAATTGACCAAATTCAAGCCAATGTCAGACGCTCAGCTAGCATATTTGGATAGGGTGGTTAGGGTGGACCAGGCTGGTGAATTAGGAGCAAATTACATTTATGCGGGTCAATTCTTCGTACTTGCCAATAGATATCCACATTTGCGCCCTGTGTTGCAACATATGTGGGATCAAGAGATTCACCATCATGATACATTCAACAATTTACAGCTGAAAAGGCGTGTGAGGCCTTCATTATTGACACCgctttggaaaattggAGCATTCGCAATGGGTTCTGGGACAGCTTTCTTGTCACCAGAAGCGGCAATGGCATGCACGGAAGCTGTCGAAACTGTTATTGGGGGGCATTATAATGACCAGCTTCGCTGTCTCAACAATCAATATGAATTGGAATCAGAAGATGGAACTAAAGTTGGACAAACTgtagaattgaaaaatttacAAGCTACTATCAAACAATTCAGAGACgaagaattggaacatTTGCAAACAGCTATTGATTACGATTCGCATAAGGCAGTCCCATACATTCTTTTGACGGAGGGGATCAAGACTGTTTGCAGAGTTGCGATTTGGGCAGCGGAACGTGTGTGA
- the PHO92 gene encoding mRNA-binding phosphate metabolism regulator (some similarities with uniprot|Q06390 Saccharomyces cerevisiae YDR374C Hypothetical ORF), with product MCNIQMDLWTELFLLNASSKFDFDDKNNASNGNAWYKDRSDTQEKIVPKGFNDEESFDTSGGSSFIESLMSNMDGFFSTASTIMESLSPLKEYTTDYSKIENRESVYGIPHGSKFFVIKSFNERNVKLALQNSVWSSTRKGNRRLEREYHSLAPGAKLFLLFSVNKSGKFCGIAEMCSDLIENDPRANIWETHTDSYTFPHLFQIKWWYVNDVKVRRFNHLVWETDGEQKSLGHGRDTEIVPFNIGHEIVAIFHNSYTKSSLLF from the coding sequence ATGTGTAATATTCAAATGGATCTATGGACGGAATTGTTCCTGCTGAATGCCTCATCGaagtttgattttgatgataaaaatAATGCCAGTAACGGTAATGCTTGGTATAAAGACCGTTCTGATACTCAGGAAAAGATAGTTCCTAAAGGtttcaatgatgaagaatcCTTTGATACAAGCGGCGGATCTAGTTTCATAGAAAGTCTAATGTCAAACATGGATGGTTTTTTCTCCACAGCTTCTACCATAATGGAGTCTTTATCGCCGCTGAAAGAGTACACTACTGATTATTCGAAAATAGAGAACCGTGAGTCGGTGTATGGGATCCCACATGGTTCTAaattttttgttatcaAGTCTTTCAACGAAAGAAACGTTAAACTTGCACTACAAAATAGTGTATGGTCTTCGACACGCAAAGGGAACAGAAGACTTGAGAGAGAATACCATAGTCTTGCACCAGGTGCTAAACTTTTCTTATTATTTTCTGTTAACAAATCTGGTAAATTCTGTGGCATTGCAGAGATGTGCTCGGATCTCATAGAAAATGATCCTCGCGCCAATATTTGGGAAACACATACTGATTCGTACACTTTCCCACATTTATTCCAGATAAAATGGTGGTATGTGAACGATGTGAAAGTGCGTAGATTCAATCATTTGGTTTGGGAAACTGATGGTGAACAGAAATCATTGGGCCATGGACGTGATACAGAAATTGTTCCGTTCAATATTGGACACGAAATTGTTGCTATTTTCCACAACTCATATACTAAATCGTCTCTACTATTTTAA
- a CDS encoding uncharacterized protein (similar to uniprot|Q2V2P8 Saccharomyces cerevisiae YDR374W-A) yields MSEHLRRIVVDGLLGRIRDNTLGTLDEPSEAEETLIGCLFADLIRKLMDEAKLQAEKDGTRTISVGHLRDAKDLILESSPDNNED; encoded by the coding sequence ATGAGCGAGCATCTTCGAAGGATTGTAGTTGACGGGCTACTGGGCCGAATTAGAGACAACACATTAGGAACCTTAGATGAGCCAAGTGAGGCTGAGGAGACCTTAATTGGATGTCTGTTTGCTGATCTTATTCGGAAGCTAATGGATGAAGCGAAGCTACAGGCAGAAAAGGATGGCACAAGAACGATATCCGTTGGCCATTTACGTGATGCAAAAGATTTGATACTCGAGTCGTCACCTGATAACAATGAGGATTGA
- the BCS1 gene encoding bifunctional AAA family ATPase chaperone/translocase BCS1 (highly similar to uniprot|P32839 Saccharomyces cerevisiae YDR375C BCS1 Protein of the mitochondrial inner membrane that functions as an ATP-dependent chaperone required for the assembly of the cytochrome bc(1) complex from the Rip1p and Qcr10p proteins member of the CDC48/PAS1/SEC18 ATPase family), which translates to MASNGTGGLPPIDFEKVRNDSDGSVTGMAKGLFNQFIEGNPYFAAGGGLMVLGTSLALLRRGVISTSRLAYHQLIVDLEIPSKDKSYLWFLQWMSRYPHRSSRHLSVETNYLQHNNGSVSTEVNFVPGVGNHLIRYKGAFMLIKRERSGQIANITNGTPFETVKLTTLYRDRHLFQELLMEAKDLAVKAQTGKTVIYTSWANEWRPFGQPKAKRNLKSVILDNGLKESILNDVNDFLQNGKWYYDRGIPYRRGYLLYGPPGSGKTSFIQALAGELDYNICIMNLADPNLTDDRLNYLMNNLPERSLMLLEDIDAAFVKRSKNDEGFVNGVTFSGLLNALDGVASSEEIITFMTTNHPEKLDPAVMRPGRIDYKTYVGNATEYQIKQMFLRFYPEEKELCEQFVQKAVELDTPISTAQLQGLFVFNKQNPKNAVLMVESLRYPNHVF; encoded by the coding sequence ATGGCGAGTAACGGTACGGGTGGACTTCCTCCTATagattttgaaaaggtGAGAAATGATTCTGACGGATCTGTCACTGGAATGGCTAAGGGTTTATTTAACCAGTTTATTGAAGGAAACCCATACTTTGCCGCTGGTGGTGGACTAATGGTTTTAGGTACATCTCTTGCATTACTGAGAAGGGGAGTGATATCAACAAGCAGATTGGcttatcatcaattgatCGTGGACCTTGAAATTCCAAGTAAAGATAAATCGTACTTATGGTTCTTGCAATGGATGTCAAGATATCCCCATAGGTCATCAAGACACTTGTCAGTGGAGACCAATTATTTACAGCATAATAACGGTTCTGTGAGTACCGAAGTGAATTTTGTTCCAGGTGTCGGAAATCACTTGATAAGATATAAAGGCGCATTCATGCTGATTAAACGAGAAAGATCGGGGCAAATAGCAAACATTACAAATGGTACACCATTTGAAACTGTAAAGCTAACCACATTATATCGTGATAGACATTTGTTCCAAGAATTGTTGATGGAGGCTAAAGACTTGGCGGTGAAAGCTCAAACAGGTAAAACAGTGATCTACACCTCTTGGGCTAACGAATGGAGACCGTTTGGTCAACCAAAGGCTAAAAGAAACTTAAAGAGTGTTATCTTGGATAACGGATTGAAGGAGAGCATCTTAAATGATGTAAATGATTTCTTACAAAATGGTAAATGGTACTACGATCGTGGTATCCCGTATAGAAGAGGATATCTTTTATACGGCCCACCGGGAAGTGGTAAGACATCATTCATTCAAGCATTGGCTGGTGAGTTGGACTACAATATCTGCATTATGAACCTTGCGGACCCCAATCTTACTGATGATAGATTAAACTATCTTATGAACAACCTTCCAGAAAGAAGTTTAATGTTGTTAGAAGATATCGACGCAGCATTTGTTAAAAGAAGCAAGAACGATGAAGGTTTCGTTAACGGAGTCACTTTTAGCGGCCTTCTGAACGCATTAGACGGTGTCGCATCCAGTGAAGAGATAATTACATTCATGACGACCAACCACCCTGAAAAACTAGATCCTGCCGTGATGAGACCAGGTAGAATCGATTATAAAACATACGTTGGAAATGCTACCGAATAccaaatcaaacaaatgtTCTTAAGATTTTATccagaagagaaagaactATGCGAGCagtttgttcaaaaagCTGTTGAACTGGACACACCAATCTCTACGGCACAACTACAAGGTTTGTTTGTCTTCAACAAACAAAACCCAAAGAATGCAGTACTGATGGTAGAATCCTTACGCTATCCAAACCATGTCTTTTGA